Part of the Paenibacillus sp. JNUCC32 genome is shown below.
GTGGTGCGAGATATAGTCGATCATTTGGTTCGACTCGTCTCGACTACTCCATGGGCTACGATAACGGGGACCTTCTAGTCATGTGGCTGACTCGAAGGGTTCGGCTTAACATGATGAAAAGGAGCTCCTATGGGGCTCTTTTTTTGATAGATATGGAACTCATGAGTTATCAGCGATGCTGATGAGATTCTAAATCGCAAGTTTCGTTTCGGAATCATTCGATGAAAGCACGCAGGAGGCAAGTAATGCGTAATCTTCTGATGAAGGTCAGTTACGACGGTACCGATTATAACGGCTTTCAGACCCAGCCCGGTGGCCACACGATTCAGGACTATTTGGAGGAAGCCATTCGCCGCTTGTCCGGAGAGCAGCTCAAGATTACGGCTTCCGGCCGGACAGATGCCGGGGTGCATGCCCGCGCCCAGGTATTTAATTTTTACACGGCTTCCCCCATTCCCGTGGAGCGTTGGTGCATGGCATTAAACACTTGGCTGCCGGAAGATATCGTGGTTTCGGATGCAATGGAGGTACCGATGGAATTCCATTCCCGCCATGCAGCGAAACGCAAAACCTATCGTTTTACCATCAATGCGAATCAATATCCGGATCTATTCAACCGGCGGTACCAGATCCATCATCATGGAAAACTGGATATCGCAGCGA
Proteins encoded:
- the truA gene encoding tRNA pseudouridine(38-40) synthase TruA; translated protein: MRNLLMKVSYDGTDYNGFQTQPGGHTIQDYLEEAIRRLSGEQLKITASGRTDAGVHARAQVFNFYTASPIPVERWCMALNTWLPEDIVVSDAMEVPMEFHSRHAAKRKTYRFTINANQYPDLFNRRYQIHHHGKLDIAAMEQGLSHLIGTHDFTTFASRKSTKPSHVRTIFDAWIEKDTSMCRPGTRDQGIIHTFISGNGFLQHMVRIIMGTLIEVGEGKRHPDDMKVILEAQNRAAAGPTAMGKGLMLWEVDYDIAGQEKLQ